A window of the Brassica napus cultivar Da-Ae chromosome A2, Da-Ae, whole genome shotgun sequence genome harbors these coding sequences:
- the LOC106398413 gene encoding P-loop guanosine triphosphatase YjiA, with amino-acid sequence MATLSKLEMATTFLAFTSPRSATALNYRFSSAAVPIFSRRIAKPVSVRAKPSLLYPPVVNSKRLRKFSSVSASASASAPPQTDDSDVTTKIPPDNRIPATIITGFLGSGKTTLLNHILTRDHGKRIAVIENEFGEVDIDGSLVASKSVGAEDIVMLNNGCLCCTVRGDLVRMISELVNKKKGKFDHIVIETTGLANPAPIIQTFYAEEEIFNDVKLDGVVTLVDAKHARLHLDEVKPKGVVNEAVEQIAYADRIIVNKTDLVGESELGSVVQRIKTINSMAQMTRTNYGNVDLDYVLGIGGFDLERIESSVTTEDDKKGHDECHDHHHHDHHHHNEHEHNHSHDHDHTHDPGVSSVSIVCEGSLDLDKANMWLGTLLMERSEDIYRMKGLLSVHTMEERFVFQGVHDIFQGSPDRLWGKDEARVNKMVFIGKNLNREELEKGFKACLI; translated from the exons ATGGCTACGCTATCAAAGCTAGAGATGGCCACGACCTTCCTCGCTTTCACCTCTCCTCGTTCCGCCACCGCCCTGAACTACCGCTTCTCTTCTGCCGCCGTCCCGATTTTCTCTAGGCGCATAGCTAAGCCCGTTTCCGTCAGGGCGAAACCGTCGTTACTCTATCCCCCGGTGGTTAATTCCAAACGACTTCGAAAATTCTCCTCCGTTTCGGCCTCAGCTTCCGCGTCGGCGCCACCGCAAACAGACGATTCCGATGTTACAACTAAGATTCCGCCGGACAACCGAATTCCAGCTACTATAATTACGGGGTTTCTGGGCTCCGGCAAG ACGACGTTACTGAACCATATACTGACTAGAGATCATGGGAAGCGCATAGCCGTGATCGAGAATGAG TTTGGTGAAGTTGACATAGACGGCTCACTTGTTGCTTCCAAATCTGTGGGAGCAGAGGATATAGTGATGCTCAACAATGGCTGCCTATGCTGCACTGTCAGGGGTGATCTTGTGAGGATGATTTCTGAGTTAGTCAACAAGAAGAAAGGGAAGTTCGATCATATCGTGATAGAGACAACAG GGCTGGCAAACCCGGCTCCGATTATCCAAACCTTTTATGCGGAGGAGGAGATTTTCAATGATGTCAAACTGGACGGTGTTGTTACTCTAGTTGATGCTAAGCATGCTCGTTTGCATCTTGATGAGGTCAAACCCAAAGGTGTTGTCAACGAGGCTGTTGAACAGATAGCCTATGCTGACCGTATCATAGTTAATAAG ACTGATCTTGTCGGTGAGTCAGAGTTAGGTTCAGTGGTGCAACGCATAAAG ACAATAAACAGCATGGCTCAGATGACTAGGACAAATTACGGAAACGTTGACTTGGACTATGTTCTTGGAATTGGAGGTTTTGATCTAGAGAG AATCGAAAGCTCTGTGACCACCGAAGATGATAAGAAAGGTCATGATGAGTGTCACgaccatcatcatcatgatcACCATCACCACAATGAACATG AGCATAATCATTCTCATGATCATGATCATACCCATGATCCCGGTGTTTCTTCAGTCAGTATAGTTTGCGAAGGGAGCTTAGACCTTGACAAG GCAAACATGTGGCTAGGGACGTTACTGATGGAACGAAGTGAGGATATCTACAGGATGAAAGGTCTGCTGTCGGTCCACACCATGGAGGAGAGATTCGTGTTTCAAGGAGTCCATGACATCTTTCAAGGATCCCCAGACCGGTTATGGGGAAAAGACGAGGCGAGAGTCAACAAGATGGTCTTCATTGGCAAGAATTTGAACCGGGAGGAGCTAGAGAAGGGTTTTAAAGCTTGCTTGATTTGA
- the LOC106398408 gene encoding amino acid transporter AVT6E: MDSSYSAISKNSYLELQKQTHNAKPTSKLLPSDDETFVHDEESFVDDLDFDVSSYPLVNGSKSSQGGSGIYGAVFNLTTSIIGAGIMALPATMKVLGLVLGFVLIILMGVLSEISVELLVRFSVLYKSRSYGEVVQSALGKTARVLSEICIIVNNGGVLVVYLIIMGDVISGSLHHVGVLDQWLGNGFWDHRKVLILIVMVVFLAPLCALNKIDSLSVTSAASVALAVVFVVVCFAVAAIKLVEGTIDTPRMSPDFGSKKAILDLLVVIPIMSNAYVCHFNVQPIYNELEGRSPHKMNSVGRITTAICVVVYASTAVSGYLLFGQDTESDILTNFDQDLGIRFSSAVNYIVRIGYILHLVLVFPVVHFSLRETVNTLLFEGSPPLSETKKKSLGLTVVLLALIYVGSTMIPNIWTAFKFTGATSAVSLGFTFPALIALRLGKQSNALSLVERSVSWLMLILAVVVSVVGTLGNIYSLRSKSD; the protein is encoded by the coding sequence ATGGATAGCAGTTACTCTGCCATTTCCAAAAACTCTTACCTCGAGTTACAGAAACAGACTCACAATGCAAAACCCACCTCCAAGTTGCTTCCTTCCGATGACGAAACCTTCGTCCACGATGAAGAAAGCTTCGTCGATGATCTAGACTTCGACGTCTCTAGTTACCCCCTCGTCAACGGATCCAAATCGAGTCAAGGTGGATCTGGGATCTACGGCGCCGTTTTCAACCTCACCACATCCATCATCGGCGCCGGGATCATGGCATTGCCGGCGACCATGAAAGTCCTCGGCTTGGTTCTCGGCTTCGTTTTAATCATCCTCATGGGAGTTTTATCCGAGATCAGCGTCGAGCTTCTCGTTAGATTCTCAGTTCTCTACAAGTCCAGATCCTACGGCGAGGTAGTCCAATCCGCTTTAGGGAAAACCGCTAGGGTTTTGTCTGAGATTTGCATCATCGTCAACAACGGTGGCGTTCTTGTTGTCTACCTCATTATAATGGGTGACGTCATCTCCGGTTCTCTTCACCACGTCGGTGTTTTGGATCAGTGGTTAGGTAACGGGTTCTGGGACCACCGTAAAGTTTTGATCTTGATTGTTATGGTCGTCTTCTTGGCTCCTCTCTGTGCGTTGAACAAGATTGATTCATTGAGCGTGACTTCGGCTGCTTCCGTCGCTCTTGCTGTTGTTTTCGTTGTTGTCTGTTTCGCTGTGGCGGCTATTAAGCTTGTAGAAGGAACTATTGATACTCCGAGGATGAGTCCTGATTTTGGTTCCAAGAAGGCGATCTTGGATCTCCTCGTGGTGATTCCGATAATGTCGAACGCTTACGTTTGTCATTTCAATGTGCAGCCGATCTATAACGAGCTTGAAGGTAGATCGCCTCATAAGATGAACAGCGTTGGGAGAATCACTACAGCTATTTGTGTTGTTGTCTATGCGTCAACCGCTGTCTCCGGTTATCTTCTCTTTGGTCAGGACACTGAATCAGATATCTTGACCAACTTTGATCAAGATCTAGGCATCCGTTTCAGCTCTGCGGTGAACTACATTGTCAGGATAGGATACATTCTTCATCTAGTCCTCGTCTTCCCCGTGGTCCATTTCTCGTTGAGAGAAACCGTCAACACTTTACTGTTTGAAGGATCTCCTCCTCTGTCGGAAACCAAGAAGAAATCTTTGGGGCTCACAGTTGTCTTGCTGGCTCTTATATATGTCGGCTCGACCATGATCCCGAATATATGGACTGCATTCAAATTCACTGGGGCAACATCAGCGGTTTCGCTTGGTTTCACGTTCCCTGCTTTGATTGCGTTACGGTTAGGGAAACAGAGCAATGCTTTAAGCCTGGTGGAGAGATCTGTGTCGTGGTTGATGCTTATCTTGGCCGTGGTGGTTAGTGTTGTGGGAACCCTTGGCAACATTTACAGTCTCAGAAGCAAATCAGATTGA
- the LOC125586126 gene encoding DNA-repair protein XRCC1-like — protein MSQKRNLPSWISSRDPPHPQPESKKKPKDDDDDEHNIRNAPQSSSTTMDFSKLLEGVVFVLSGFVNPERSTLRSQALSMGATYQPDWNSDSTLLICAFPNTPKFRQVQSNSGTIVSKDWIAECYTQKKLVDIEQYLLHAGKPWRKTSASQNTTIREKKKQLSIKSEENQVETKPGTRGTSSASSKNRPACNTVEEPFSVTEVKKWARDDLTETISWLESQEEKPAPGEIKRIAAEGVLTCLQDAIDSLEQKKDVGSVTELWSFVPRVVKELGKMESSSKTENSTASKDQLCKQAKSWKMIYEAELAQKGEEASGTKSRRTSGVASGYDSDETVEMTEEEIDHAYRNVSLESSI, from the exons ATGTCCCAGAAGCGAAATCTTCCTTCTTGGATCAGTTCAAGGGATCCTCCTCATCCTCAGCCTGAGAGTAAGAAGAAGCccaaggatgatgatgatgatgagcacAACATTCGAAATGCTCCTCAGTCAAGTTCAACTACCATGGATTTCTCTAAACTTCTG GAAGGAGTTGTTTTTGTGTTGTCGGGCTTTGTTAACCCTGAGAGGAGTACACTAAGGTCCCAGGCCTTGTCAATGGGAGCCACTTATCAGCCTGACTGGAACTCTGACTCCACCTTGTTGATTTGTGCTTTTCCCAACACTCCTAAGTTCCGTCAAGTCCAATCTAACTCTGGAACCATTGTCTCTAAG GATTGGATAGCTGAGTGTTATACGCAGAAGAAGTTGGTGGATATTGAGCAATACCTTCTGCATGCTGGAAAACCATGGAGGAAGACCAGTGCTTCCCAAAATACTACTATTCGAG AAAAGAAGAAACAGTTGTCTATAAAATCAGAGGAGAATCAAGTAGAGACAAAACCAGGAACAAGGGGAACGTCATCTGCTTCATCCAAG AATAGACCAGCTTGCAATACAGTGGAAGAGCCCTTTTCTGTTACCGAGGTGAAGAAGTGGGCAAGGGATGACCTAACTGAAACCATCTCATGGCTAGAGAGTCAGGAGGAGAAA CCAGCACCAGGAGAGATCAAGCGAATAGCTGCAGAAGGAGTCTTAACCTGTTTACAAGACGCCATAGATTCCCTTGAGCAAAAAAAG GACGTTGGATCAGTGACGGAGCTGTGGAGCTTTGTCCCTCGCGTAGTGAAGGAGCTTGGAAAGATGGAGTCTTCTTCAAAAACAGAAAACTCCACAGCTTCAAAGGATCAACTCTGCAAACAAGCAAAGTCGTGGAAAATGATTTACGAGGCTGAGCTAGCACAAAAGGGTGAAGAAGCATCGGGAACAAAAAGCAGAAGGACCTCTGGGGTTGCTTCTGGATACGACAGTGATGAAACCGTTGAAATGACTGAAGAAGAGATCGATCATGCTTACAGGAACGTTTCTTTAGAGTCATCTATTTAG
- the LOC125586121 gene encoding glycerol kinase-like: MAGENGFIGSIDQGTTSTRFIIYDHDARAVASHQVEFTQFYPEAGWVEHDPMEILESVKVCIAKAIDKATADGHNVDGGLKAIGLTDQRETTVVWSKSTGLPLHKAIVWMDARTSSICRRLEKELSGGRSHFVESCGLPISTYFSAMKLLWLMENVDAVKDGIKKGDAIFGTIDTWLIWNMTGGSNGGLHVTDVTNASRTMLMNLKTLSWDEDTIKTLGIPAEILPKIVSNSEVIGEICKGWPIPGIKIAGCLGDQHAAMLGQACKKGEAKSTYGTGAFILLNTGDVPIKSGHGLLTTLSYKLGPQAKTNYALEGSIAIAGAAVQWLRDSLGIIKSASEIEDLAAMVESTGGVYFVPAFNGLFAPWWREDARGVCIGITRFTNKSHIARAVLESMCFQVKDVLDSMNKDAGEKGSLDNEKGEFLLRVDGGATANNLLMQIQADLMGTPVVRPVDIETTALGAAYAAGLAVGFWKEEDIFESGDKSKNSKVFRPVMEEATRKKKVESWCKAVERTFDLADLSL; this comes from the exons atggcaGGAGAAAATGGTTTTATTGGATCAATAGATCAAGGAACAACCAGCACCAGATTCATCATATACGATCACGATGCTCGTGCTGTTGCATCTCATCAAGTCGAGTTCACTCAGTTCTATCCCGAAGCTGG ATGGGTGGAACACGATCCAATGGAGATACTAGAAAGTGTGAAAGTGTGTATTGCCAAGGCTATTGACAAAGCCACAGCCGATGGACACAACGTCGACGGTGGCTTGAAGGCCATTGGGCTTACGGATCAGAGAGAGACCACCGTCGTCTGGAGCAAATCCACTGGACTTCCTCTCCACAAGGCTATTGTCTGGATGGATGCTCGCACCAGTTCCATCTGCAG GAGACTAGAGAAGGAACTATCAGGAGGAAGATCCCATTTTGTGGAGTCTTGTGGCTTGCCTATAAGCACATACTTCTCCGCCATGAAGCTGCTTTGGCTGATGGAGAATGTAGATGCTGTCAAAGACGGTATCAAGAAAGGAGATGCCATCTTTGGCACCATCGACACTTGGTTGATATGGAACATGACTGGCGGTTCCAATGGCGGGCTACATGTCACTGATGTCACCAATGCTTCTCGCACCATGCTCATGAACCTCAAGACCCTGAGCTGGGACGAGGACACTATTAAGACTCTTGGCATTCCTGCTGAAATCTTGCCAAAAATAGTAAGCAACTCAGAGGTCATTGGAGAAATCTGCAAAGGCTGGCCCATTCCTGGCATCAAGATCGCTGGATGTCTTGGCGACCAACACGCTGCAATGCTGGGACAAGCTTGTAAGAAAGGCGAGGCTAAGAGTACTTACGGAACAGGCGCTTTCATTCTTCTCAACACAGGAGACGTGCCCATCAAGTCAGGTCATGGACTTCTAACCACGCTATCTTACAAACTTGGGCCTCAAGCAAAGACAAACTATGCTCTGGAGGGATCGATAGCTATAGCTGGAGCTGCTGTTCAGTGGCTAAGAGACAGCCTTGGCATAATCAAAAGTGCTAGTGAAATTGAAGACTTGGCGGCTATGGTAGAATCAACAGGAGGAGTTTACTTTGTGCCAGCATTTAACGGTTTGTTTGCTCCTTGGTGGAGAGAAGACGCTCGTGGTGTCTGCATAGGGATCACAAGGTTCACAAACAAGTCTCACATAGCAAGGGCTGTGTTGGAGAGCATGTGTTTCCAAGTGAAAGATGTGTTGGACTCTATGAATAAAGATGCTGGTGAAAAGGGCTCACTAGACAACGAGAAAGGAGAGTTCTTGCTTAGAGTTGATGGTGGTGCCACTGCCAACAACCTTCTCATGCAGATTCAG GCTGATTTGATGGGAACTCCGGTGGTGAGGCCAGTGGACATAGAGACAACAGCACTTGGAGCAGCCTATGCAGCTGGACTGGCAGTTGGATTCTGGAAGGAAGAAGACATATTCGAGTCAGGAGACAAGTCTAAGAACTCAAAAGTATTCAGACCAGTTATGGAAGAAGCGACCAGGAAGAAGAAAGTGGAGTCATGGTGCAAAGCGGTGGAGAGAACATTCGATCTTGCTGATCTCTCTCTTTAA
- the LOC125586130 gene encoding VQ motif-containing protein 11-like, giving the protein MSHKNHHSQRPSYATDPNTMFVQADPSNFRNIVQELTGAPPELSPVSTAQHKLPLTPKKQAFKLHERRQSSKRMELKINNDSLGQFNRGFLVSPVSHLDPFWTRVSPQSARENNLAMPEKEEQKAIAEKGFYFLPSPRSGDEPAPELLPLFPQRNENDYCHSSY; this is encoded by the coding sequence ATGAGCCACAAGAATCACCACTCCCAGCGGCCAAGCTATGCTACCGACCCAAACACCATGTTTGTTCAAGCAGACCCCTCCAATTTTCGAAACATCGTCCAAGAACTCACGGGAGCACCACCGGAACTCTCCCCCGTCTCCACCGCACAGCATAAGCTTCCTTTAACTCCAAAGaaacaagcattcaagctccaCGAACGCCGTCAGTCATCCAAGAGGATGGAGCTGAAGATCAACAATGATTCTTTGGGCCAGTTCAACCGCGGGTTCCTCGTCTCACCGGTCTCTCACCTCGACCCATTCTGGACGCGCGTGAGCCCACAGTCAGCACGTGAGAATAACCTCGCCATGCCGGAAAAGGAAGAGCAAAAAGCCATAGCCGAGAAAGGGTTTTACTTCCTTCCGAGTCCGAGAAGCGGGGACGAGCCAGCACCGGAGCTTTTGCCTTTGTTTCCTCAACGGAATGAAAACGATTATTGCCACTCATCTTATTAA